From the Microbacterium thalassium genome, one window contains:
- a CDS encoding MMPL family transporter, with amino-acid sequence MANPHHARRDPTRWLRIGIPVLLVLVWLVGGSIGGPYFGKVDEVSSNDRSSYLPSSADATQVSERLPDFLGGDSIPAVVVIEADGELTEDQLADVQTVVDDIAGLDEVDESVSPPIASEDGEAVQIFVPIDSSGEVDAVVTEIRELIADELPAGLEGWVTGPAGFTADLVEGFLGIDGLLLAVALIAVFLILVVVYRSPLLPVLVLLTSVFALCVALLTVWWLAFAGIFVLNGQVQGILFILVIGAATDYALLYVARYREAIGEGARRWDATLRAWRGAFEPILASGGTVIAGLMCLLLSDLATNRALGPIASIGIVFSMLSALTFLPALLAIFGRVAFWPFIPKHPIAVIPDDLSQPVKGLWPRQARFVARHARAVWIVCTVVLLAGAVGITQLKADGVPASELVLGTSQARDGQEVLGEHFPAGSGSPVYVVVDQDELATVVETLDDAGGIESVAVASEDSPTGQASVEIQDGEPVFTAVGPPGTPAPEPTVSQGEVLVVGTLTDAADSVAAEDTVRELRADLDDALGAGTALVGGETATDVDSNATSIRDRTLIIPVVLAVILVILMLLLRAVVAPVLLIATVIVSFGTALGVSAWVFNGLFDFPGADPAVPLYGFVFLVALGVDYNIFLMSRVREESLKHGTRPGILRGLVATGGVITSAGLVLAATFAALGVIPILFLAQLAFIVAFGVLLDTFVVRSLLVPALSYDIGRAIWWPSKLWRAGPETQDPVAAVGTGDGGAAEASGDAPHAEPAPEVTDPEDGHALTRAEYRAAIRD; translated from the coding sequence ATGGCGAATCCCCACCACGCGCGTCGCGACCCCACCCGTTGGCTGCGCATCGGCATCCCGGTCCTCCTCGTGCTGGTCTGGCTGGTCGGCGGGTCGATCGGAGGGCCCTACTTCGGCAAGGTCGACGAGGTCTCCAGCAACGACCGCTCGAGCTACCTGCCCTCCAGCGCCGACGCGACCCAGGTGAGCGAGCGGCTGCCCGACTTCCTGGGCGGCGACAGCATCCCGGCCGTCGTGGTGATCGAAGCCGACGGCGAGCTCACGGAGGACCAGCTCGCCGACGTGCAGACCGTGGTGGACGACATCGCCGGGCTCGACGAGGTCGACGAGAGTGTCTCGCCCCCGATCGCGTCCGAGGACGGCGAAGCCGTGCAGATCTTCGTGCCGATCGACTCGAGCGGCGAAGTGGATGCCGTCGTCACCGAGATCCGCGAGCTGATCGCCGACGAGCTGCCGGCAGGACTCGAAGGCTGGGTCACCGGGCCCGCGGGCTTCACCGCCGACCTCGTCGAAGGATTCCTCGGCATCGACGGGCTGCTGCTGGCCGTCGCGCTGATCGCGGTCTTCCTGATCCTGGTGGTCGTCTACCGATCGCCGTTGCTGCCGGTCCTCGTGCTGCTGACGAGCGTGTTCGCGCTGTGCGTGGCGCTGCTGACGGTGTGGTGGCTCGCGTTCGCCGGCATCTTCGTCCTCAACGGCCAGGTGCAGGGGATCCTCTTCATCCTCGTGATCGGCGCGGCGACCGACTACGCCCTGTTGTACGTGGCGCGCTATCGCGAAGCGATCGGCGAGGGAGCACGCCGGTGGGACGCGACGCTGCGCGCGTGGCGCGGCGCCTTCGAGCCGATCCTCGCGTCGGGCGGCACGGTCATCGCGGGCCTCATGTGCCTGCTGCTGTCGGACCTGGCCACCAACCGGGCGCTCGGACCCATCGCCTCGATCGGCATCGTCTTCTCGATGCTGTCGGCCCTGACGTTCCTGCCGGCGCTGCTGGCGATCTTCGGGCGCGTCGCGTTCTGGCCCTTCATTCCGAAGCATCCGATCGCGGTCATCCCCGACGACCTGTCGCAGCCGGTCAAGGGCCTGTGGCCGCGGCAGGCGCGGTTCGTCGCACGCCATGCCCGCGCGGTGTGGATCGTGTGCACGGTCGTTCTGCTGGCGGGAGCCGTCGGCATCACCCAGCTCAAGGCCGACGGCGTGCCCGCGAGCGAGCTCGTGCTCGGCACCAGTCAGGCCCGTGACGGGCAGGAGGTGCTCGGCGAGCACTTCCCGGCCGGCTCGGGCAGCCCCGTGTACGTCGTGGTGGACCAGGACGAGCTCGCGACCGTCGTCGAGACGCTCGACGACGCCGGCGGCATCGAATCGGTGGCCGTCGCGTCGGAGGACTCGCCCACGGGGCAGGCGTCGGTGGAGATCCAGGACGGCGAGCCGGTCTTCACGGCCGTCGGCCCGCCCGGCACCCCGGCGCCGGAGCCCACCGTCTCGCAGGGCGAGGTGCTCGTCGTCGGAACGCTGACGGATGCCGCCGACTCGGTCGCCGCCGAGGACACGGTGCGCGAGCTGCGCGCCGACCTCGACGACGCGCTCGGCGCCGGCACGGCGCTCGTCGGCGGCGAGACGGCGACCGACGTCGACTCCAACGCCACGTCGATCCGCGACCGGACGCTGATCATCCCGGTGGTGCTGGCGGTGATCCTCGTGATCCTGATGCTCCTGCTGCGGGCCGTCGTGGCGCCGGTGCTGCTGATCGCGACCGTCATCGTGTCGTTCGGCACGGCGCTGGGCGTGAGCGCGTGGGTCTTCAACGGGCTGTTCGACTTCCCGGGAGCAGACCCCGCGGTGCCGCTGTACGGGTTCGTGTTCCTCGTCGCGCTCGGCGTCGACTACAACATCTTCCTGATGTCGCGCGTGCGCGAGGAGTCCCTCAAGCACGGCACACGTCCGGGCATCCTGCGCGGACTCGTCGCCACCGGCGGCGTGATCACCTCGGCGGGACTCGTCCTGGCGGCCACGTTCGCGGCGCTCGGCGTCATCCCGATCCTGTTCCTCGCGCAGCTCGCGTTCATCGTCGCGTTCGGCGTGCTGCTGGACACGTTCGTCGTGCGCTCGCTGCTGGTTCCCGCGCTGTCGTACGACATCGGGCGTGCGATCTGGTGGCCGTCGAAACTGTGGCGTGCGGGGCCCGAGACGCAGGATCCCGTCGCCGCGGTGGGAACGGGGGACGGCGGTGCGGCCGAGGCATCCGGCGACGCCCCGCACGCGGAGCCCGCCCCCGAGGTGACCGACCCCGAGGACGGGCACGCGCTCACGCGCGCGGAGTACCGGGCCGCGATCCGCGACTGA
- a CDS encoding EamA family transporter translates to MLSAALALIGAFTYGAADFLGGLAAKRLRSIVVTAVAAISGLVALAAALPLVGGVWSLPDLLWGILSGAFGAVAIVLLYACLAIGPMSILSPLTAVVSAIAPMLWGLIIGGEQLSAIGYAGLGVALVAVVLVGFIPGEKVVRPSTRGLVMAVGAGLAIGGFLIVIAQTGDESGLLPLVGNRATNALITSTVVVVLMASAVRRGRRAASVLDARSPAVGAAPSGHADLERAVGPGAAAEARRATSRSRAWMLAIACGIGDAGANALILLALREGQLSVVSALVALYPAGTILLAALLLRERVAAVQWIGLALALAAGGMLALA, encoded by the coding sequence ATGCTCTCCGCCGCGCTCGCCCTGATCGGGGCCTTCACCTACGGCGCAGCCGACTTCCTGGGAGGCCTGGCCGCCAAGCGCCTGCGGTCGATCGTCGTGACGGCCGTCGCGGCGATATCGGGGCTCGTGGCGCTGGCGGCGGCGCTTCCGCTCGTGGGCGGCGTGTGGTCGCTGCCCGATCTGCTGTGGGGAATCCTCTCGGGAGCCTTCGGCGCCGTGGCGATCGTCCTGCTGTACGCGTGCCTGGCGATCGGGCCCATGAGCATCCTGTCGCCCCTGACCGCGGTCGTCTCGGCGATCGCGCCGATGCTGTGGGGACTGATCATCGGCGGCGAGCAGCTGTCGGCCATCGGCTACGCCGGTCTCGGCGTCGCGCTCGTCGCCGTCGTCCTGGTCGGCTTCATCCCCGGTGAGAAGGTCGTGCGGCCGAGCACGCGCGGGCTCGTGATGGCCGTCGGCGCGGGTCTCGCGATCGGCGGGTTCCTGATCGTGATCGCCCAGACCGGCGATGAGAGCGGACTGCTCCCGCTCGTGGGCAACCGCGCGACCAACGCTCTGATCACCTCCACCGTCGTCGTGGTCCTGATGGCATCGGCGGTGCGGCGCGGGCGCCGCGCGGCATCCGTCCTCGACGCCCGCTCCCCCGCCGTCGGCGCCGCACCGAGCGGGCACGCCGACCTCGAGCGCGCCGTCGGGCCGGGCGCCGCCGCCGAGGCCCGGCGAGCGACCTCGCGCTCGCGCGCATGGATGCTCGCCATCGCGTGCGGCATCGGGGACGCCGGCGCGAACGCCCTCATCCTGCTCGCGCTGCGCGAGGGACAGCTCTCGGTCGTGTCGGCCCTGGTCGCGCTGTACCCGGCCGGCACGATCCTGCTCGCCGCGCTCCTGCTGCGCGAGCGCGTCGCCGCCGTGCAGTGGATCGGGCTCGCCCTCGCGCTGGCGGCCGGGGGGATGCTGGCGCTGGCGTGA